In Rhizobiales bacterium NRL2, a genomic segment contains:
- a CDS encoding zinc-binding dehydrogenase, whose protein sequence is MKAQQIIEWGEPLQERDYETPEPQGGEILIRITACGVCHSDLHLHEGGFNMGQGNFARLADMGVELPMTMGHEIGGVVEAVGPDVEGVEVGKSYVVYPWIGCGDCEHCRKGRDIDCLTTRPLGTRRDGGYASHVICPDKRYLFDHGDAPIDLACTYACSGLTAYSALKKLDYLTENDHLVIIGAGGVGLSGVMLAKHVTKAKVIVADTDPEKRSVARQAGAFDTFDNGQPDAAEKLKAKCGGGLRGVIDFVGRPETAGFGLDCLGKTGKLVLVGLYGEALPLALPRMPIFQLTVQGSYVGDLQDMTELMELVRAGKVPPIPVKPRPLAEANQALQDLIDGRVSGRQVLKP, encoded by the coding sequence ATGAAGGCGCAGCAGATCATCGAGTGGGGCGAGCCCCTGCAGGAGCGGGACTACGAGACCCCGGAGCCGCAGGGCGGCGAGATCCTGATCCGGATCACCGCCTGCGGCGTCTGCCACAGCGACCTTCACCTCCACGAGGGCGGCTTCAACATGGGGCAGGGCAATTTCGCACGCCTCGCCGACATGGGCGTCGAACTGCCCATGACCATGGGCCACGAGATCGGCGGCGTGGTCGAGGCGGTCGGTCCCGACGTCGAGGGCGTGGAAGTCGGCAAATCGTACGTCGTCTATCCCTGGATCGGCTGCGGCGACTGCGAACATTGCCGGAAGGGCCGCGATATCGATTGCCTGACGACGCGGCCGCTGGGTACGCGCCGCGACGGCGGCTACGCCAGCCACGTGATCTGTCCCGACAAGCGCTACCTTTTCGATCATGGCGACGCGCCGATCGACCTTGCCTGCACCTACGCCTGCTCGGGGCTGACCGCCTACAGCGCGCTGAAGAAGCTCGACTACCTGACCGAGAACGATCATCTCGTGATCATCGGGGCGGGCGGTGTCGGCCTTTCGGGCGTGATGCTGGCGAAGCACGTGACGAAGGCGAAGGTGATCGTCGCCGACACCGACCCGGAAAAGCGCTCTGTCGCGCGCCAGGCCGGGGCCTTCGACACCTTCGACAACGGCCAGCCGGACGCGGCGGAAAAGCTGAAAGCGAAATGCGGCGGTGGCCTGCGCGGCGTCATCGACTTCGTCGGCCGTCCGGAGACCGCCGGCTTCGGCCTCGACTGCCTCGGCAAGACCGGCAAGCTGGTTCTGGTCGGGCTCTATGGCGAGGCCCTGCCGCTGGCGCTGCCGCGCATGCCGATCTTCCAGCTCACCGTCCAGGGCTCCTATGTCGGCGACCTGCAGGACATGACGGAACTGATGGAATTGGTCCGGGCGGGCAAGGTGCCGCCGATCCCGGTGAAGCCACGGCCACTGGCCGAGGCCAACCAGGCGCTGCAGGATCTGATCGACGGCCGGGTGAGCGGGCGGCAGGTCCTGAAGCCATGA
- a CDS encoding maleylacetoacetate isomerase, whose amino-acid sequence MHLYDYFRSSAAYRVRIAMNLKGVQAERSYVNLFRGEQANPEFRSVSPAGLVPVLEHDGQRIYQSLAIIDYLDDLHPEPPVLPADPAGRARVQGLALAIAADIHPLNNLRVLNFVENDLGAGKEGRMKWLAHWCHVGLEGLEARLSAEPATGRFCHGDQPSLADICLAPQVFFARRFDLDLSAYPTVLRIDAACQEIPAFADAAPGNQPDAA is encoded by the coding sequence CTGCATCTCTACGACTATTTCCGCTCCTCGGCGGCCTACCGGGTCCGCATCGCCATGAACCTGAAGGGGGTTCAGGCGGAACGGTCCTACGTGAACCTGTTCCGCGGCGAGCAGGCCAATCCCGAGTTCCGCTCGGTCAGCCCCGCGGGCCTCGTGCCCGTGCTCGAACACGACGGACAACGCATCTACCAGTCGCTGGCGATCATCGACTACCTCGACGACCTCCATCCCGAGCCGCCGGTGCTGCCCGCAGACCCGGCCGGCCGGGCGCGGGTCCAGGGGCTGGCGCTGGCCATCGCCGCCGACATCCACCCGCTGAACAATCTCAGAGTCCTCAACTTCGTCGAGAACGATCTGGGCGCGGGCAAGGAGGGCCGCATGAAATGGCTCGCCCACTGGTGCCATGTGGGTCTGGAAGGGCTGGAGGCGCGGCTGTCTGCCGAACCGGCGACCGGTCGCTTCTGCCACGGAGACCAGCCCAGCCTGGCCGACATCTGCCTGGCGCCGCAGGTTTTCTTCGCCCGGCGCTTCGACCTCGATCTCTCCGCCTACCCGACGGTGCTGCGGATCGATGCGGCGTGCCAGGAAATCCCCGCCTTCGCCGACGCCGCGCCGGGGAACCAGCCGGACGCAGCTTGA
- a CDS encoding dipeptide epimerase, producing the protein MRRLAVAREEWPIRGAFRISRGTKTKAEVLVATVEAGGAAGRGECVPYRRYGETFEKVEEQIAGAKSAIEDGASREDLLSLLPAGAARNAVDCALWDLESKQAGRPVHELAGLPAPGPVTTAYTITLDDPAKMAEVARAEAQRPLLKLKLGETAGDIERARAVREAAPEATLIVDANEGWKPEQLDELFAAFAELDVRMIEQPLTAGRDEALERVSRAVPICADESCHDSASLAGLKGRYDIVNIKLDKTGGLTEALRLRTAAREAGFQVMVGCMVATSLAMAPALLVAQGADFVDVDGPLMLKRDRVPGLVFDGSTVRPAGRDLWG; encoded by the coding sequence TTGAGGCGGCTCGCCGTCGCGCGGGAGGAATGGCCCATTCGCGGGGCCTTCCGGATATCGCGGGGAACCAAGACGAAAGCCGAGGTGCTCGTCGCCACCGTCGAGGCCGGCGGCGCGGCCGGGCGCGGCGAGTGCGTGCCCTATCGCCGCTATGGCGAGACCTTCGAGAAGGTCGAGGAGCAGATCGCCGGCGCAAAGTCCGCGATCGAGGACGGCGCCAGCCGCGAGGACCTGCTGTCGCTGCTGCCCGCGGGCGCGGCGCGCAACGCCGTCGACTGCGCGCTCTGGGATCTGGAATCGAAACAGGCCGGCCGGCCCGTGCACGAACTGGCGGGCCTGCCCGCGCCGGGACCGGTGACCACCGCCTACACCATCACCCTGGACGACCCGGCGAAGATGGCCGAGGTGGCGCGGGCCGAAGCGCAACGGCCGCTGCTGAAACTGAAGCTGGGCGAGACCGCGGGTGATATCGAGCGCGCTCGGGCCGTGCGGGAGGCCGCGCCCGAGGCGACGCTGATCGTCGACGCCAACGAGGGCTGGAAGCCGGAACAGCTGGACGAACTGTTCGCCGCCTTCGCCGAACTCGACGTCCGCATGATCGAACAGCCGCTGACCGCCGGGCGCGATGAGGCGCTGGAACGGGTCTCCCGCGCCGTGCCGATCTGCGCCGACGAGAGCTGTCACGACAGCGCCAGCCTCGCCGGGCTGAAGGGCCGATACGACATCGTCAACATCAAGCTCGACAAGACCGGCGGTCTGACCGAGGCCCTGCGCCTGCGCACCGCGGCCCGCGAAGCGGGCTTTCAGGTGATGGTCGGCTGCATGGTCGCCACCAGCCTGGCCATGGCGCCGGCCCTGCTGGTGGCGCAGGGCGCGGACTTCGTGGATGTCGACGGGCCGCTGATGCTGAAGCGGGACCGCGTGCCCGGTCTCGTCTTCGACGGCTCCACCGTGCGGCCCGCCGGCCGCGACCTCTGGGGCTGA
- a CDS encoding EBNA-1 nuclear protein, with protein MEIAAPYLMFLGDVHDQLAAKTATGVVHWRRADCIGQVRFDGCQANLGLPDMTVADGAAAGARTLVIGAVNPGGVLPRHWESAVLEALDSGMDVASGLHMRLTDNPVIAGRAAERGRQLFDVRHPRGAFPTGKGEKRPGKRLLTVGTDCSVGKMYTSLAITEEMRQRGWKADFRATGQTGILIAGSGVSVDAVVSDFISGATETLCPANDPDHWDVMEGQGSLFHPSFAGVTIGLIHGSQPDALVMCHEPTRTKMRNVQHPIPPLAKCIDWHVEAATLTNPDCRCIGIAVNTSALDDAVSADCLKRIEDETGLPAVDPVRTGVARLVDALS; from the coding sequence ATCGAGATCGCCGCGCCCTACCTGATGTTCCTGGGCGACGTGCACGATCAGCTTGCCGCCAAGACGGCGACCGGCGTGGTGCACTGGCGGCGCGCCGACTGCATCGGCCAGGTGCGCTTCGATGGCTGTCAGGCCAATCTGGGCCTGCCGGACATGACCGTGGCCGACGGCGCGGCGGCCGGCGCGCGCACGCTGGTGATCGGCGCAGTGAACCCCGGCGGGGTGCTGCCCCGACACTGGGAGAGCGCGGTCCTGGAGGCGCTCGACTCCGGCATGGACGTGGCCTCGGGCCTGCACATGCGGCTCACCGACAATCCGGTCATCGCCGGCCGCGCCGCCGAGAGGGGGCGCCAGCTCTTCGACGTACGTCACCCGCGCGGCGCCTTCCCGACCGGCAAGGGCGAGAAGCGGCCCGGCAAACGGCTGCTCACCGTCGGCACCGACTGTTCGGTCGGCAAGATGTACACCTCGCTGGCGATCACCGAGGAGATGCGGCAGCGCGGCTGGAAGGCGGACTTCCGCGCCACCGGCCAGACGGGCATCCTGATCGCCGGCTCCGGCGTCTCCGTCGACGCCGTGGTTTCCGACTTCATCTCGGGCGCGACCGAGACGCTCTGCCCGGCGAACGACCCCGACCACTGGGACGTCATGGAGGGCCAGGGTTCATTGTTCCATCCCTCCTTCGCCGGCGTCACCATCGGGCTGATCCACGGCAGCCAGCCCGACGCCCTGGTCATGTGCCACGAACCGACCCGGACGAAGATGCGCAATGTCCAGCATCCCATCCCGCCTCTGGCGAAGTGCATCGACTGGCATGTCGAGGCGGCGACGCTGACCAACCCGGACTGCCGCTGCATCGGCATCGCCGTGAACACCAGCGCGCTCGACGACGCCGTGTCGGCCGATTGCCTGAAGCGGATCGAGGACGAGACCGGCCTGCCCGCGGTCGACCCCGTGCGCACCGGCGTGGCGCGCCTGGTGGACGCATTGTCTTGA
- a CDS encoding gamma carbonic anhydrase family protein: MPIYGPDVTLDNPAYIDETVRIFGKVTIGDGASVWPNVVMRAEQHEIVVGRRTNIQDFTMVHVGSASGSIIGQDCSITHHCTIHGCTIGDACLIGINAVIMDGAVIGENSIVGQNAFVRENQEIPPNSIVVGVPAAVKAERNSRIPNSMNAFLYYENAIAYSNGYYRRWSDDSFWQLAADEMDRLKAEMAREAEAGK, from the coding sequence ATGCCGATCTACGGGCCCGACGTCACGCTCGACAACCCAGCCTATATCGACGAGACCGTGCGCATCTTCGGCAAGGTCACGATCGGGGATGGCGCCTCCGTCTGGCCCAATGTCGTCATGCGCGCCGAGCAGCATGAGATCGTCGTCGGCCGGCGCACCAACATCCAGGACTTCACCATGGTGCATGTCGGCTCGGCCAGCGGGTCGATCATCGGCCAGGACTGCTCCATCACCCATCACTGCACAATCCACGGCTGCACCATCGGCGACGCCTGCCTGATCGGCATCAACGCCGTGATCATGGACGGCGCGGTGATCGGCGAGAACTCGATCGTCGGCCAGAACGCCTTTGTGCGCGAGAATCAGGAGATCCCGCCGAACTCCATCGTCGTCGGCGTGCCGGCCGCGGTGAAGGCGGAGCGCAACAGCCGCATCCCCAACAGCATGAACGCGTTTCTCTACTACGAGAACGCCATCGCCTATTCGAACGGCTACTACCGGCGCTGGAGTGACGACAGCTTCTGGCAGCTCGCAGCGGACGAGATGGACCGCCTGAAGGCGGAAATGGCCCGGGAGGCGGAAGCAGGAAAATGA
- a CDS encoding alanine racemase produces MSLPPPARVGDPLESVDTPALVVDLEVLDRNIAAMQDIADARGVALRPHAKSHKSADIARRQVARGAVGICCQKISEAELMATGGADDILVTNQIVGARKIGRLSRLARHVRLGVCVDDADNLAEIAAAARHSGAELDIYVEVEVGMGRCGVTPEKAGALCRAAAAEEGVRFAGLQAYNGRAQHIRDHRERGAAIARAGEAVRVVLADLEEAGLRGVRVTGAGTGSFEFEAGSGLWHELQAGSYVFMDADYARNLGSEGRPETTFGYSLFVLAGVLSTAPKGRVVVDAGLKALAVDSGLPLVAGPEGAAYLGASDEHGVVDPGGAALGPGDHVRLIPGHCDPTVNLHDWIVGVRDGFVADIWPVTARGAVF; encoded by the coding sequence ATGTCACTGCCGCCGCCGGCGCGGGTCGGCGATCCTCTCGAATCGGTGGACACGCCTGCGCTGGTCGTCGACCTGGAGGTCCTCGATCGCAACATCGCCGCAATGCAGGATATCGCCGACGCCCGTGGCGTCGCGCTCCGGCCCCATGCGAAGAGTCACAAGTCGGCCGACATCGCCCGGCGGCAGGTGGCGCGCGGCGCGGTGGGTATCTGCTGCCAGAAGATTTCCGAGGCGGAACTGATGGCCACCGGCGGCGCCGATGACATCCTGGTCACGAACCAGATCGTCGGCGCGCGCAAGATCGGCCGGCTGTCGCGGCTCGCGCGGCATGTCCGGCTGGGGGTCTGCGTCGACGATGCCGACAACCTCGCCGAGATCGCGGCGGCGGCGCGGCATTCGGGGGCCGAACTGGACATCTATGTCGAGGTCGAGGTCGGCATGGGCCGCTGCGGTGTGACGCCCGAGAAGGCGGGGGCGTTGTGCCGTGCCGCCGCCGCCGAAGAGGGTGTCCGGTTCGCCGGGCTGCAGGCCTATAACGGCCGGGCGCAGCACATCCGCGATCACCGGGAACGGGGCGCGGCGATCGCCCGTGCGGGCGAAGCGGTACGCGTTGTACTGGCCGATCTGGAGGAGGCGGGCCTTCGCGGCGTCCGGGTGACCGGCGCCGGGACCGGCAGCTTCGAGTTCGAAGCCGGGAGCGGCCTGTGGCACGAGCTGCAGGCGGGCTCCTATGTCTTCATGGACGCCGACTACGCCCGCAATCTCGGGTCCGAGGGGAGGCCGGAGACGACGTTCGGCTACAGCCTCTTCGTGCTGGCCGGCGTGCTCAGCACGGCGCCGAAGGGGCGGGTGGTCGTCGACGCCGGGCTGAAGGCGCTGGCGGTGGATTCCGGCCTGCCGCTGGTCGCCGGTCCGGAAGGCGCGGCCTATCTCGGCGCGTCCGATGAACACGGCGTCGTCGATCCCGGCGGGGCGGCCCTCGGCCCGGGCGATCATGTCCGGCTGATACCCGGCCATTGCGACCCGACGGTGAACCTGCATGACTGGATCGTCGGCGTGCGCGATGGCTTCGTGGCCGATATCTGGCCGGTGACCGCCCGCGGCGCCGTCTTCTGA